The window CCAGTTTGCACTTGCGCCCTCAATGCTGCCCAGCACCGAAAGCAGGCGCGCCCGTTCTGCACTGACCTCTGCCCCAAAGCAGTCGAGGGCACGATGAACGATCTCGGTCGCATCCCGGAAGCGACCTCCCCACACGAAAAGAGTTGTCAGCTCGGCACCGCACTTTGCGATTTTCTTTCGATCGCCGAGCGAGACATAAATCTCGAATGCCTCGCCTAGATGGGCGTACCCCGCTTCCCATTGCTCAAGCCCGCGCTCCGCGATCGCGACCCCCATCAGTAGGTCTGCCCGTTGTTCTACGTCCTCATCCTTCAGATGCGACAAAGCGGAACGGAAACTACGCAGTGCTGCCTCGAATGCCGCTGCCTCGATCGCACCCTTTCCCGCCAGCGTCAGGTAGTGTACCAGTCGCCTCTCGTTGGCGAGCGGTCCAGCCTTAATAAGATGGTCCGCGATATCTCCAGCGTGCTCGCCCATCGCCCTCGGGTGCAGCCGCTCGATCGCGTCAGCTACTCCCAAATGCAGTTGCTGCTCACGCGGCGTCGAAATTCCGCCCAGCAACGTCTGGCGCACCAGCTCGTGGCCGAAGGTCAACGGGCGCTCCGGTCCTTCGGCGCTGGCGACGATGATTCCCATCTGCTGAGCCTTCTCGATGACGGCGAAGAGCTCGTCCATGTCGATCCCACTGATTTCCACGAGGAGCTGAAAGCTGAAGCTTCGCCCGATCACTGCCGCAGTCGCCAACACCCGTTTCTCGTTCTCGTCGAGCCGCTCGATGCGGCGGCCGATTACCAGCCGGACATTTTCGGGGACGCCGATTTCGTCAACCGTGATGTCTCTGCGGAGTTGGCCGTCCACATCCAGGACTTTGTTCTCCTCGAGCATATGCCTGTATAGCTCCTCGACGAAGAACGGATTGCCCTGGGTTTCATCAAAAAAGAGGCTTACCAGGCTCTGCGGTGCCTCGCGCTTGCTCAATCCATTCAACATCTGCGCAACGGCGTCTTTCGAGAGACCTTCGAGCTTGATCGGACGAATACCCATGCGAATGAGTTCTTCCAGGGTTCGCACCAGCGCCGGGCTGCTGTCGAGGTACAGGTCGCGATAGGTCCCGATGAGCACAACTGGCAGTTGAGTGACTCGGCTTGCGAGGTGAATCAAGAGCGCCAGCGTGGACTCATCTGCCCAATGCAGGTCTTCAAGTACGGACAGGTACGAACGGGTTCGAGCGCCGCGCATGAGCACCTCTGAGATGCTCTGGAAGATGTAGCGGCGTTTCTGTGACGGAAGAAGGTCCTGGGGCTGGGGAATATCCGGAAAGAATCGGCGGAGGCGGGGCGCGAGCTGAGCCAGCTCCGCCGCGTTGTCCCCCATCCGCCGGCGGAAATCATCAAGGCTTGCCGCCTGCGCGAGTTCACTTTCAATGATCTCGACGAATGGAAGATACGGGAAAGGTTCGTCCCTTTCATAGCAGTGACCCACGTTGCAACGGAAGCCGACTCGCGAGGCGTAGTCCATCATCTCCAACGCCAGGCGGCTTTTGCCCACCCCCGGCCCGCCCGCGAGCATGACCACCGACCCGCGACCGCTCAGCGCCCCATCGACTATCGCCCGAATTGCGGCGCGCTCGGCGTCGCGTCCCACAAACCCGGTCCGTTCGGCGAGTGGAAACGGAGAGGTATCCAGCACGACCGGCGCCTCGGGCTCCGCTACGGTCTGCACGGCCAGCGGATCGCTCTTCGGAGTGGGTGTTTCCGTCGACTCGGCGAGAGTCTCAGCGAACTCCCAGGCGAAAGAAGAGCCTGGGTCTGGCCGGTAGGCGCAGAAGTTGCCGGTCTTGATGCATCGCATCAAGTGATCGCCAACGGTCGCTTCAATCTGTGCGATTCTTTCAAGCGTTGACTTGATCGACTTGGTGACACTCTGTCGCGCTCGCTCTGAAGCTGAAGCCGCCCGGCGATTGCGTCCAGCTAGCCCCACGGCTCGCGACAGCTCTCTGGTCAGCGCATCGATTTCCTCCTCCACCTGCTCCGCGCGGTCGACTTTTCCAAGCCGCTTCGCTTCCTCCAACTCCTCGTGGAGCTCGGAGACCCGGCTCCGGTAGGCG of the Candidatus Binataceae bacterium genome contains:
- a CDS encoding AAA family ATPase → MADNTPSAEPFLSPGASQTGTAQKGVFRKAAGYWTVGYGESASRLKDTRGLWYLAYLLRHPHTEFHALDLFGGIAGQREEEESSQAIQSLPERPDDLEKAGIHISGPSDAGEMLDEQAKAAYRSRVSELHEELEEAKRLGKVDRAEQVEEEIDALTRELSRAVGLAGRNRRAASASERARQSVTKSIKSTLERIAQIEATVGDHLMRCIKTGNFCAYRPDPGSSFAWEFAETLAESTETPTPKSDPLAVQTVAEPEAPVVLDTSPFPLAERTGFVGRDAERAAIRAIVDGALSGRGSVVMLAGGPGVGKSRLALEMMDYASRVGFRCNVGHCYERDEPFPYLPFVEIIESELAQAASLDDFRRRMGDNAAELAQLAPRLRRFFPDIPQPQDLLPSQKRRYIFQSISEVLMRGARTRSYLSVLEDLHWADESTLALLIHLASRVTQLPVVLIGTYRDLYLDSSPALVRTLEELIRMGIRPIKLEGLSKDAVAQMLNGLSKREAPQSLVSLFFDETQGNPFFVEELYRHMLEENKVLDVDGQLRRDITVDEIGVPENVRLVIGRRIERLDENEKRVLATAAVIGRSFSFQLLVEISGIDMDELFAVIEKAQQMGIIVASAEGPERPLTFGHELVRQTLLGGISTPREQQLHLGVADAIERLHPRAMGEHAGDIADHLIKAGPLANERRLVHYLTLAGKGAIEAAAFEAALRSFRSALSHLKDEDVEQRADLLMGVAIAERGLEQWEAGYAHLGEAFEIYVSLGDRKKIAKCGAELTTLFVWGGRFRDATEIVHRALDCFGAEVSAERARLLSVLGSIEGASANWEASATAHEEALSIASELSNPTLVARVFGERSIVNYEFLRLRQAADDAAHSCGSETTLWVRAIELQVLYQTLLLLGRMEGAAKVRDQAEALATRIGQSYSIARILIAKAWVEFGASADLSKFASTLEEVFNSEPRVPSMFWDVFANAQLSFVNFFRGDWSKALSHAQASYTAREDTFIRGFAAGTFFRQMAYAGDRDGALAILDQKRDWLPRRGQPNTMGSWWMLVLATEGLAVLGEKQHAARLYPLLCELADTGAVVLWPIFRFTQTVLAIAAAAAGRWQTAETHFQTALRQAETIPHLLEQAEIHRFHAMMLTDRGAPGDRGRAHTLLEQALESYRRIGMPRHIDLVQALLK